One window from the genome of Pseudomonas fluorescens encodes:
- a CDS encoding transposase, with protein MVLDEGQSVPEVCASLDIGPTALRRWVDQVRKERLGSTPVGAKAITADQREIQQLKALLRQKDLDIEILKKASALLLLDSKDHSR; from the coding sequence ATGGTGCTGGACGAGGGACAGTCGGTTCCCGAAGTCTGCGCCAGCCTGGATATTGGGCCCACGGCGCTTCGCCGCTGGGTCGATCAGGTTCGCAAGGAACGCTTGGGTTCGACCCCGGTGGGCGCCAAGGCGATTACCGCTGATCAGCGTGAAATTCAGCAGCTCAAAGCGTTGCTCAGGCAAAAAGACCTGGACATTGAAATCCTAAAAAAGGCCAGTGCTCTCCTGCTTTTGGACTCCAAAGATCATTCTCGTTGA
- a CDS encoding IS3 family transposase has protein sequence MINELDEQYGVNNCCRAFGVNRSSFYAWRQRQGKVKPEREKLKAVLVEHHKESRASAGSRTLSKELQAKGHRVGRHMARSLMREAGVASRQRRRHKYKSSGVEALVAPHVLKRKFDVTAINQVWCGDVTYIKVGKRWMYFAAVLDLFARRIVGWSFSMISDASLTCEALRMAVQLRGCPKEVLFHSDQGCQYTSHKFRNEMRKHGLLQSMSRKGECWDNAPMERFFGSLKSEWVPEDGYSSEHEARVDVQRYVMRYNNVRLHSYNDYRSPVAMEKLAA, from the coding sequence TTGATCAATGAGCTGGACGAGCAGTACGGCGTTAACAATTGCTGTCGGGCGTTTGGAGTCAACCGCAGCAGCTTTTACGCCTGGCGTCAGCGCCAAGGCAAAGTGAAGCCCGAGCGGGAGAAACTTAAAGCCGTGCTGGTCGAGCATCACAAGGAGTCCAGAGCATCCGCGGGGTCTCGCACCCTTTCCAAGGAGCTGCAAGCAAAGGGACATCGTGTCGGGCGGCATATGGCTCGCAGCTTGATGCGCGAAGCCGGTGTTGCCAGTCGTCAGCGCCGGCGGCACAAGTACAAATCTTCCGGCGTGGAAGCGTTGGTGGCGCCGCACGTGCTCAAGCGCAAGTTTGATGTCACGGCGATCAACCAGGTGTGGTGTGGCGATGTGACGTACATCAAGGTCGGCAAGCGCTGGATGTATTTCGCGGCGGTGCTGGATCTGTTTGCTCGCCGGATCGTGGGCTGGTCGTTTTCAATGATTTCCGATGCCTCGCTGACCTGCGAAGCGTTGCGAATGGCGGTGCAATTGCGAGGTTGCCCAAAAGAGGTGCTGTTTCATTCCGATCAAGGCTGCCAATACACCAGCCACAAATTCAGGAATGAAATGCGCAAGCATGGACTCCTGCAAAGCATGAGTCGCAAAGGTGAGTGCTGGGACAACGCCCCGATGGAGCGTTTCTTTGGGAGCCTGAAGTCAGAGTGGGTGCCAGAAGATGGCTACAGCTCGGAGCATGAAGCCCGCGTGGATGTGCAGCGTTATGTGATGCGTTACAACAACGTCAGACTCCATAGCTACAACGACTACCGGTCGCCGGTAGCTATGGAGAAACTGGCAGCATGA
- a CDS encoding protein-glutamate methylesterase/protein-glutamine glutaminase, giving the protein MSKKINVLLVDDSAVVRQVLLAILSETPDIHVMGAASDPIFAMDKLAKEWPDVIVLDVEMPRMDGITFLKKIMSERPTPVVICSSLTPRGAETTLQAMAAGAVEIITKPTTGLKNFLLESAPELVSAIRAAAQVNVRNLGKRPAPTALAPAIKLNADAMLPAANGHAMAQTTERIVALGTSTGGTQALEAVLTALPRVCPGIVIVQHMPEKFTASFAARLNSLCQIEVREARNNDRIHPGLALIAPGGKHMMVTRSGAFYHVQVVDGPLVNRHRPSVDVLFRSVAKFAGRNATGIIMTGMGDDGARGLKEMLDAGASTVAQDEASCVVFGMPKEAIKLNAAQRVMGLQEIAQVILHR; this is encoded by the coding sequence ATGTCAAAAAAGATCAATGTACTGCTGGTGGATGACTCTGCCGTGGTTCGCCAGGTGTTATTGGCGATTCTCAGCGAGACACCGGACATCCACGTCATGGGCGCGGCGTCCGACCCGATTTTCGCCATGGATAAACTGGCCAAGGAATGGCCCGACGTGATCGTGCTGGACGTGGAAATGCCGCGCATGGACGGCATCACCTTCCTGAAGAAAATCATGAGCGAACGCCCTACCCCGGTGGTGATCTGTTCGTCGCTGACGCCCCGGGGCGCGGAAACGACGTTGCAGGCGATGGCCGCCGGCGCGGTGGAAATCATCACCAAGCCCACCACCGGGCTGAAGAATTTTCTGTTGGAATCGGCGCCCGAATTGGTGTCGGCGATCCGTGCCGCCGCCCAAGTCAACGTGCGCAACCTCGGCAAACGCCCCGCCCCGACGGCGCTGGCGCCAGCGATCAAACTCAACGCCGACGCCATGCTGCCCGCCGCCAACGGCCATGCCATGGCGCAGACCACCGAACGCATCGTCGCCCTGGGCACCTCCACCGGCGGCACCCAGGCCCTGGAAGCGGTGCTCACCGCCCTGCCACGGGTCTGCCCAGGCATCGTCATCGTCCAGCACATGCCGGAAAAGTTCACCGCCTCGTTCGCCGCCCGGCTCAACAGCCTGTGCCAGATCGAAGTGCGCGAAGCCCGCAACAACGACCGCATCCACCCGGGCCTGGCGCTCATCGCCCCGGGCGGCAAACACATGATGGTGACCCGCAGCGGCGCGTTCTATCACGTGCAAGTGGTGGACGGCCCGCTGGTCAACCGTCACCGCCCTTCGGTGGATGTATTGTTTCGCTCAGTCGCCAAATTCGCCGGCCGCAACGCCACCGGCATCATCATGACCGGCATGGGCGACGACGGCGCCCGCGGCCTGAAGGAAATGCTCGACGCCGGCGCCAGCACCGTGGCCCAGGACGAAGCCAGTTGCGTGGTCTTCGGCATGCCCAAGGAAGCGATCAAACTCAATGCGGCGCAACGGGTGATGGGGTTGCAGGAAATCGCGCAGGTGATCTTGCATCGGTAA
- the cheD gene encoding chemoreceptor glutamine deamidase CheD — translation MNAAIRAVAEEYLAPGEFRFATCPTRLRTILGSCVAITLWHPERRIGAMCHFMLPSRVRCSNALNGLYADEAIELFIRQARAHHTDPEDYQLKLFGGGEMFPELQRHVPYGDVARLNVNAALEMAALYRLDLIAQDMGSTGHRSIIFDLRSGDVWVRHQPIRTRH, via the coding sequence CCTGGCGCCAGGGGAGTTTCGCTTCGCCACCTGCCCGACCCGCCTGCGCACGATTCTCGGCTCTTGCGTGGCGATCACGCTGTGGCACCCCGAACGCAGGATCGGCGCCATGTGCCACTTCATGCTGCCCAGCCGAGTGCGCTGCTCCAACGCACTGAACGGCCTCTACGCCGACGAAGCCATCGAACTGTTCATCCGTCAGGCCCGGGCGCACCACACCGATCCCGAGGACTACCAACTCAAGCTGTTCGGCGGCGGGGAGATGTTCCCCGAGCTGCAACGCCATGTGCCCTACGGCGATGTGGCGCGACTGAACGTCAACGCCGCGCTGGAAATGGCCGCCCTCTATCGCCTCGACCTGATCGCCCAGGACATGGGCAGCACCGGCCACCGCAGCATCATCTTCGACCTGCGCAGCGGCGATGTGTGGGTCAGGCACCAACCCATAAGGACCCGGCACTGA